In one window of Juglans regia cultivar Chandler chromosome 3, Walnut 2.0, whole genome shotgun sequence DNA:
- the LOC108979291 gene encoding uncharacterized protein LOC108979291 encodes MSASLDDAEFWLPPEFLTDDDLATDKNNNCKSEGNGFSSDTEATRSLFHFEFPYGFGSFGTSSDIGSPVESVVGSSETESDEEDYVAGLTRQLAHSTLADDIMKSGSPFPSENPKAWVMSGSPQSTLCAVGSGCGCKQGSSHGSPNCASQVSSQPATWDLLYAAAGEVARMRMDEEIYGLNYGRGLLGPLRKPSPDSISVKNDSNADVGIFPNQSLSHQQLQMQASQFQQFREQQMLKQHGSAAWDAQLKATARYQQRQTQQMVLNRGRNSEYVGGRNGRPLGLSTSAWPPLQPAQQKHQQQRQQNSSGMRAVFLGTPGGKKECAGTGVFLPRRVDCPSDTRRKPGCSTVLVPARVVQALNLNLEDMLGSQPHLHPRFSGTITPDGDAALRLRSNSVFSHQKRNLRPQPEALNHEIRLPQEWTY; translated from the exons ATGTCTGCGAGTTTGGACGACGCCGAGTTTTGGCTACCACCTGAGTTTCTCACCGACGACGACTTGGCCACTGACAAGAATAATAACTGCAAGAGCGAAGGTAATGGGTTCAGCTCCGACACTGAGGCGACGAGGTCTTTGTTCCACTTCGAGTTCCCCTACGGGTTTGGCTCTTTTGGCACTTCGTCGGATATCGGTTCTCCGGTTGAGTCCGTTGTCGGTTCGAGTGAGACGGAGAGCGACGAGGAGGACTACGTCGCTGGGCTGACCCGCCAGTTGGCACACTCGACCCTGGCGGACGATATCATGAAGTCAGGCTCTCCTTTTCCCTCCGAGAATCCGAAG GCTTGGGTTATGTCCGGTTCGCCACAGTCGACCCTGTGCGCGGTGGGGAGCGGATGTGGTTGCAAACAGGGCTCGAGCCATGGAAGCCCGAACTGTGCTTCTCAGGTCTCTTCCCAGCCTGCTACTTGGGATCTGCTTTACGCTGCTGCAGGGGAGGTTGCTAGGATGAGAATGGACGAAGAGATTTACGGACTTAACTATGGCAGAGGTCTCTTGGGTCCCCTAAGAAAGCCCTCTCCAGACTCCATCTCCGTGAAGAACGATTCCAACGCTGATGTTGGAATTTTTCCTAACCAGTCGCTTTCCCACCAGCAGTTGCAAATGCAAGCCAGTCAA TTTCAGCAATTCAGAGAGCAACAAATGTTGAAGCAACATGGTTCGGCGGCTTGGGATGCACAATTGAAAGCGACTGCACGATACCAACAGCGGCAGACCCAGCAAATGGTCCTGAACCGGGGTAGAAACAGCGAGTACGTTGGAGGCCGAAACGGTCGTCCTCTAGGTTTGTCAACTTCTGCATGGCCCCCCCTGCAGCCGGCTCAGCAAAAGCACCAGCAGCAGCGTCAGCAAAATAGCTCTGGCATGAGAGCTGTATTTCTTGGAACTCCTGGTGGTAAAAAGGAATGCGCCGGTACCGGTGTGTTCTTGCCTCGCCGCGTTGATTGTCCATCTGATACACGCCGAAAGCCAG GGTGTTCCACTGTCTTAGTTCCGGCAAGAGTGGTGCAGGCTCTGAACCTGAACTTGGAAGATATGTTGGGCTCGCAGCCCCATCTCCATCCTCGGTTTAGTGGGACTATTACTCCAGACGGTG ATGCTGCACTAAGGCTTAGGAGCAACAGCGTCTTTTCTCATCAGAAGCGAAATCTCCGGCCGCAGCCAGAAGCTCTGAATCATGAGATCCGGTTACCCCAGGAGTGGACCTATTGA
- the LOC108979280 gene encoding uncharacterized protein LOC108979280, producing MEKLLGKVDKTELSEIATVMRSLWLRRNEFCYEGLFKSPSQMLRTAKEELHEFEMAQQKLIANSQGNNIERRNQVWQRPKENYIKVNWDAALDLKGRKAGLGVIIRDEDGEPLVAVEGQQTNVVNPAIVEIYALWKAMEIYRDLKMERVIFEGDAQLIVKAVNSQEEDRSVYGSIVEVAKSLLGLWKGWSVEFVYRNEMR from the coding sequence ATGGAGAAGCTACTTGGAAAAGTGGATAAAACTGAGTTGAGTGAGATAGCTACTGTAATGAGGAGCCTTTGGCTGAGAAGAAATGAATTCTGTTATGAAGGGTTGTTCAAAAGTCCTAGTCAAATGCTAAGAACAGCAAAGGAAGAACTTCATGAATTTGAAATGGCACAACAGAAGCTGATAGCTAACAGTCAAGGCAACAATATAGAGAGAAGGAACCAAGTATGGCAGAGACCAAAAGAGAACTATATTAAGGTAAATTGGGACGCAGCATTGGATCTAAAAGGAAGGAAGGCAGGGCTAGGTGTTATAATTAGAGATGAAGATGGGGAACCGTTGGTTGCAGTAGAAGGACAACAGACCAATGTTGTTAACCCAGCAATTGTCGAAATTTATGCTTTGTGGAAGGCAATGGAAATATATAGAGACTTGAAGATGGAGAGAGTGATCTTTGAAGGAGATGCTCAACTGATAGTCAAGGCAGTGAATAGCCAAGAAGAAGATAGATCAGTATATGGGAGCATTGTTGAAGTTGCCAAGAGTTTATTGGGCTTGTGGAAAGGCTGGAGCGTTGAGTTTGTGTacagaaatgaaatgagatag
- the LOC108979281 gene encoding protein FAR-RED IMPAIRED RESPONSE 1-like: MDKERDERPPRPSTLISPTQGEAKGTEAEGTNQVSDDEGVEEPKPGMEFATDKEFMAYYKRYTKQQGFSVIIQRTKREADESAKYLTIGCARGGKYHPSRSNISRSRPTTKTDCMARINTHLVKSVWVVTTVEIAHNHSTFSLQKFRFFRSYKCLDEYSQMILDFNERASIRMNNNFGAIVADARGDFQEKDCRNFMNKARQLRLGKGGGDALIDYFKRMRLINDVDEDLRIINVFWTDARSRATYEYFGDVITFNTTYLTNKYGIPFAPFVGVNHHGQSILLGVDLISSEDTATFVWLFRTWLQCMDDRAPKAIITDQDRAMKSAIALKYDQGDNASLQELYNERSFWVPTYLKGLFWASMSITQRFESMNAFFDGFVHSGMTLKEFVDQFDNASRKKV, encoded by the exons ATGGataaagagagagatgaaaggCCACCTAGGCCTTCTACATTGATCTCACCGACACAG GGAGAGGCCAAGGGGACCGAGGCCGAGGGGACTAATCAAGTATCAGATGATGAAGGAGTTGAAGAGCCAAAACCTGGTATGGAATTTGCCACTGATAAAGAGTTTATGGCCTATTACAAGAGATATACTAAGCAACAAGGTTTTAGTGTTATAATACAAAGGACGAAGAGAGAGGCAGATGAGAGTGCAAAGTATCTAACAATTGGGTGTGCGCGGGGCGGCAAGTATCATCCTAGTCGCAGTAATATCTCGAGATCAAGACCAACAACTAAAACCGATTGTATGGCGAGGATAAATACTCATTTGGTGAAGAGTGTATGGGTGGTGACCACTGTTGAGATTGCCCATAATCATAGTACTTTCAGCCTACAAAAGTTTAGGTTTTTTAGATCGTACAAATGTTTGGATGAATACAGTCAAATGATACTAGATTTCAATGAGAGAGCAAGTATtcgaatgaataataatttcgGAGCAATTGTTGCTGATGCGAGGGGGGATTTCCAAGAGAAAGACTGTCGAAATTTTATGAACAAAGCCAGGCAGTTAAGGTTGGGTAAAGGAGGTGGTGATGCACTTATTGACTACTTTAAGAGGATGAGGTTGATCAATGATGTGGATGAAGACTTGAGAATCATAAATGTGTTCTGGACTGATGCACGAAGTCGAGCAACGTATgagtattttggagatgttATCACTTTCAATACAACATACCTAACAAATAAATACGGTATACCTTTTGCTCCCTTTGTTGGGGTCAACCATCATGGACAGTCTATACTGTTAGGGGTTGACTTGATTTCAAGTGAGGACACAGCTacttttgtttggttgtttcGCACATGGTTGCAGTGCATGGATGATCGAGCTCCAAAAGCGATCATAACAGATCAAGACCGAGCAATGAAGTCTGCTATTGCATTG AAGTATGACCAAGGTGATAATGCATCGTTGCAAGAGTTGTACAATGAGAGGTCGTTCTGGGTACCAACTTACTTGAAGGGTCTATTTTGGGCTAGCATGAGCATTACACAACGGTTtgaaagcatgaatgctttcTTCGATGGATTTGTGCATTCTGGTATGACATTGAAAGAATTCGTAGATCAATTTGATAATGCTTCGAGGAAGAAGGTGTAA